The following nucleotide sequence is from Zea mays cultivar B73 chromosome 1, Zm-B73-REFERENCE-NAM-5.0, whole genome shotgun sequence.
GGGCGCGCTGACGGATCAGAGGTTCTCGGAACTTTCCCCCGCGCTGTCCTTGGAGGTGGTGGAGGCACTGGACCGCGGCGGCTTCCAGTGGTGCACGCCCGTGCAGGCGGCGGCCATCCCGCACCTGCTGTCGCACAAGGACGTCGCCGTCGACGCCGCCACAGGCTCCAGGAAGACCCTTGCGTTCATCGTCCCTGTCGTTGAGATCCTCCGCCGTCGCTCCTCCCCGCCCAAGTCACACGAGGTCGCCTCACGGCCCCTGACCTCTATATGTCCCTTGCTCTGACCTTCTGCAATTTCAGACAAAATTCCTCACTCCTTTTCTCATTTTTTTCATCGGTAAATGAATCGATATATTATATTTTTGCAGGTTCTTGCTATGATTATCTCTCCCACGAGAGAATTGTCCTTGCAGATATTCAATGTGGCCCAGCCCTTCTTCGCGACCCTGAATGGCGTGTCGTCCATGTTCCTGGTGGGTGGGCTGGATATCAAAGCAGAGCTCAAGAAGGTAGAGGAAGAGGGCGCAAACATATTGGTGGGAACTCCTGGGAAGCTGTTTGATATAATGCACACTGATGCTCTAGAGTACAAGAATCTTGAGGTGGTTTCAGAGACAACGGAACCCTCTGTGTGATCCTTTTCTGCTGAATTTAGTGAAAATGTTGTGGCATTTATGTTAGCTCCATTTGTTTTTGTGTATGTGTGGGAAGCAGATTTTGATCCTAGATGAGGCTGATAGGCTCTTGGATATGGGATTCCAGAAACATATTAACTTCGTACTTTCAATGTTGCCAAAGCTGAGGAGGACTGGGCTTTTCTCAGCTACCCAGACGA
It contains:
- the LOC103630473 gene encoding DEAD-box ATP-dependent RNA helicase 18; its protein translation is MAASTVAATARKGALTDQRFSELSPALSLEVVEALDRGGFQWCTPVQAAAIPHLLSHKDVAVDAATGSRKTLAFIVPVVEILRRRSSPPKSHEVLAMIISPTRELSLQIFNVAQPFFATLNGVSSMFLVGGLDIKAELKKVEEEGANILVGTPGKLFDIMHTDALEYKNLEILILDEADRLLDMGFQKHINFVLSMLPKLRRTGLFSATQTKAVADLSKAGLRNLIRVEVKTEAKSTSKDAGQQELGPSITPLGLRLEYMVCEASKKSSQLADFLVQNSGKKIMVYFATCACVDYWAVVLPLINSLKGSPIIAYHGKIKQSHREKALASFSALSSCFY